One Drosophila willistoni isolate 14030-0811.24 chromosome 2R unlocalized genomic scaffold, UCI_dwil_1.1 Seg167, whole genome shotgun sequence DNA segment encodes these proteins:
- the LOC6641978 gene encoding uncharacterized protein LOC6641978 codes for MDNDLEFIINALSIPNSPLTNGYSHDQLIEIRSSFITLQNILRDNPTALEHIEKLISPLVMPTTASAASQTSVLSRAKAGGDIPLLGGKSDSVLCGIHNKLKLPNLLTSRSTETIDRETSTTLSNIFHYSNTCSNWSMDYGAFSQNEEDSFGKADVTCGDPGTELVRYKPPMNDNDDCLDRTDSSTTMVASIAPSSAISISIPISLMWSNDGYDPQSTDSETTLKADGLRFIARN; via the coding sequence atGGACAATGACTTGGAGTTCATAATTAATGCCTTATCCATACCAAATTCACCTCTTACTAACGGCTATAGTCATGATCAGCTTATAGAGATACGCAGTTCATTTATCACATTGCAAAATATATTGCGGGATAATCCCACGGCCCTGGAGCATATAGAGAAGTTAATATCACCATTAGTTATGCCAACAACTGCATCTGCAGCATCGCAGACCTCGGTCTTGTCTCGGGCCAAGGCTGGTGGGGATATTCCCCTCTTGGGAGGAAAGAGCGATTCGGTTCTATGTGGAATTcataacaaattgaaattgccaAATCTGCTAACGTCGCGATCAACTGAAACTATTGATCGTGAGACTAGCACCACTTTGAGTAACATCTTCCATTATAGCAACACTTGTTCCAACTGGAGCATGGACTATGGGGCATTCAGTCAAAACGAGGAAGACAGTTTCGGTAAGGCAGATGTTACCTGTGGGGACCCTGGCACAGAATTGGTTCGCTATAAGCCGCCAATGAACGATAATGACGATTGCTTGGATAGAACTGATTCGAGTACAACTATGGTTGCTTCAATTGCTCCTTCTTCGGCCATTTCAATAAGTATTCCCATCAGTCTGATGTGGAGCAATGATGGTTATGATCCACAGAGTACGGACAGTGAGACCACTTTGAAGGCTGATGGTCTTAGATTCATAGCGAGAAATTAA